One genomic segment of Rhizobium gallicum bv. gallicum R602sp includes these proteins:
- a CDS encoding AzlC family ABC transporter permease has translation MSRAEFVEGLRGGFTVAVASAPFAALFGALAVDNGMSLGELTLMSATVYAGASQMVGIELFGNNVQAWLIVASILAVNFRHVLYSAAIARYVRHFTPLQKFFTFFLLVDPQFAEMVKRGEEGKPVTFIWYLGFGIIIYVPWVLVSLLGGLLGSFIGDPKAIGLDILLPAYFLGIVLGFRNRDNFLPVAFVSAVASAIAYHYVGSPWHVSLGAAAGITLAALLPLPGALKPEPENEPHEV, from the coding sequence ATGAGTCGCGCGGAATTCGTCGAGGGTCTGCGGGGCGGCTTCACAGTCGCCGTGGCGTCCGCGCCTTTCGCAGCACTATTCGGCGCGCTTGCCGTTGATAATGGCATGTCGCTCGGCGAGCTGACGCTGATGAGCGCCACGGTCTATGCGGGTGCCAGCCAGATGGTCGGCATCGAGCTTTTCGGAAACAACGTCCAGGCCTGGCTCATCGTCGCCTCTATTCTCGCCGTCAATTTCCGCCATGTTCTCTATTCGGCGGCGATCGCGCGCTACGTCCGCCATTTCACGCCGCTGCAGAAGTTCTTCACCTTCTTCCTGCTCGTCGACCCGCAATTTGCCGAGATGGTGAAGCGCGGCGAGGAGGGCAAGCCAGTCACCTTCATCTGGTATCTCGGCTTCGGCATCATCATCTACGTGCCCTGGGTGCTGGTCAGCCTTCTCGGCGGGCTGCTCGGCAGCTTCATCGGCGACCCGAAGGCGATCGGCCTTGATATCCTGCTGCCCGCCTATTTCCTTGGTATCGTGCTCGGCTTCCGCAACCGCGACAACTTCTTGCCGGTCGCCTTCGTCAGCGCCGTCGCCTCTGCGATCGCCTACCATTATGTCGGCTCACCCTGGCATGTCAGCCTGGGTGCTGCGGCCGGCATCACCTTGGCTGCATTGCTGCCATTGCCTGGCGCGCTTAAGCCCGAACCCGAAAACGAACCGCACGAGGTCTGA
- a CDS encoding DUF2164 domain-containing protein, which produces MKPIDFSKDDKAALIARVQHFFDKELDQPVGLLKSELVLDFFAKEIGAAYYKQGLQDAHAAFLKRADDLADDIYGLEQAARD; this is translated from the coding sequence ATGAAGCCGATAGACTTTTCCAAGGACGATAAGGCCGCGCTGATTGCGCGGGTCCAGCACTTCTTCGACAAGGAACTGGATCAGCCGGTCGGCCTGCTCAAGTCGGAACTGGTCCTCGACTTCTTCGCCAAGGAGATCGGCGCCGCCTATTACAAGCAGGGCCTACAGGATGCACATGCGGCGTTTCTGAAGCGTGCCGACGACCTTGCAGACGATATTTACGGGCTGGAGCAGGCGGCGCGGGACTGA
- a CDS encoding AzlD family protein: MEFDLQMVLVILASAVATYATRIGGYVLITTMKRIPPRMEAALNAVPAAVLTTIVAPAFFDGGWDSKLALVVALIVGLRVSHTWMLVAAWLVVMAWRRTIGF; the protein is encoded by the coding sequence ATGGAATTCGATCTCCAGATGGTCCTTGTGATCCTCGCATCGGCTGTTGCGACCTATGCAACGCGCATTGGCGGTTATGTGCTCATCACCACGATGAAACGCATCCCACCGCGCATGGAGGCAGCCCTCAACGCCGTCCCTGCCGCCGTGCTGACGACCATCGTCGCACCGGCCTTCTTCGATGGCGGCTGGGATTCCAAGCTGGCGCTTGTGGTCGCCCTCATCGTCGGTCTCAGGGTGTCGCACACCTGGATGCTCGTCGCAGCCTGGCTTGTCGTCATGGCCTGGCGCCGCACGATCGGGTTCTAG
- a CDS encoding aminopeptidase P family protein yields MFQSFEVTSTPQFGRDRVGQLRASFEALGIDAFLVPRADEYNGEYVPAGAERLAWLTGFTGSAGIALITHSQAIIFVDGRYVTQLAEQVDSSVFTGGDLVNEPPHVWIPKNGKQGMRLGIDPWLHSGADVRRLEKALAEIGGTLVILPHNPLDRLWTDRPAEPLGAVVIQNVAQAGTLAKDKIAMIAADLAKKNAAAVLIADPSSIAWIFNIRGADVPHTPHPLARAIIHAGGKAELFLDKRKTSIEPEAYLAQICVQLPPSSLDERLAAVSKDGRRVMIDPDVASYALADIIRKAGGEVVEGADPAKLPRAVKNRVELNGSAAAHLQDGAAMVEFFCWLSQEKPGTVTEIAAAEKLEAVRASVGQNMQNPLKDVSFDTISGAGEHAAIMHYRVTVDTDRTINAGELFLIDSGAQYINGTTDITRTVGIGAVSEEQKRLFTLVLKGMIQISTARFPKGTRGCDLDPLARIALWRAGVDFGHGTGHGVGSYLSVHEGPQRISRLSTQELLPGMILSNEPGYYRPGSFGIRIENLIYVREAEDIDGGDMPMLGFETLTFCPIDRTIVIPELLTHDELRWFNDYHARTREALMPLIHDADVKAWLENATLPLEY; encoded by the coding sequence ATGTTCCAGTCTTTTGAGGTGACCTCTACGCCACAATTCGGCCGCGATCGGGTTGGGCAACTGCGCGCGAGTTTCGAGGCGCTTGGCATCGACGCCTTTCTCGTGCCGCGTGCCGATGAATACAACGGCGAATATGTGCCGGCGGGCGCGGAGCGCCTGGCGTGGCTGACTGGCTTCACCGGGTCTGCGGGTATTGCGCTTATCACCCACAGCCAGGCGATCATTTTCGTCGACGGCCGCTACGTCACGCAGCTTGCCGAGCAGGTTGACAGTTCCGTCTTTACCGGCGGCGACCTCGTCAACGAGCCGCCGCATGTCTGGATTCCCAAGAACGGCAAGCAGGGGATGCGTCTCGGCATTGATCCGTGGCTGCATTCCGGCGCCGACGTGCGGCGTCTTGAAAAGGCGCTTGCCGAGATCGGCGGCACGTTGGTGATCCTGCCACACAATCCGCTCGACAGGCTATGGACGGATCGGCCGGCCGAACCGCTCGGGGCCGTCGTCATCCAGAATGTCGCCCAGGCCGGCACGCTGGCAAAGGACAAGATCGCGATGATTGCCGCCGATCTCGCCAAGAAGAATGCGGCAGCCGTGCTGATCGCCGATCCGTCTTCGATTGCGTGGATATTCAATATCCGCGGTGCCGACGTTCCCCATACGCCGCATCCGCTCGCCCGTGCCATCATCCATGCAGGCGGCAAGGCCGAGCTGTTCCTTGATAAGCGCAAGACCAGCATCGAGCCGGAAGCCTATCTTGCGCAGATATGCGTGCAACTGCCGCCATCTTCGCTCGACGAACGGCTTGCGGCCGTGTCGAAGGATGGCCGCCGAGTCATGATCGATCCGGACGTCGCATCCTATGCGCTTGCCGACATCATCCGCAAGGCAGGCGGCGAAGTGGTGGAGGGTGCCGATCCTGCCAAGCTGCCGCGGGCGGTGAAGAACCGCGTCGAACTCAACGGCTCGGCGGCGGCCCACCTGCAAGACGGCGCGGCGATGGTCGAGTTCTTCTGCTGGCTGTCGCAGGAAAAGCCGGGCACGGTGACGGAGATTGCCGCGGCCGAGAAGCTGGAGGCCGTGCGCGCAAGCGTCGGCCAGAACATGCAGAACCCGCTCAAGGATGTTTCCTTCGACACGATTTCCGGCGCCGGCGAGCATGCCGCGATCATGCACTACCGCGTGACGGTCGACACCGACCGGACGATCAATGCTGGCGAGCTTTTCCTGATCGATTCCGGCGCGCAATACATCAATGGCACTACGGACATCACCCGCACCGTCGGCATCGGCGCGGTTTCGGAAGAGCAGAAGCGCTTATTCACACTGGTGCTGAAGGGCATGATCCAGATCAGCACGGCGCGCTTTCCGAAGGGCACGCGGGGCTGCGATCTCGACCCGCTGGCGCGCATCGCGCTCTGGCGGGCGGGCGTGGATTTCGGGCACGGAACTGGCCACGGCGTCGGCTCGTATCTTTCCGTGCACGAGGGGCCGCAGCGCATATCGAGGCTTTCGACGCAGGAATTGTTGCCCGGCATGATCCTTTCCAACGAGCCGGGTTATTACCGGCCGGGCAGCTTCGGCATCCGCATCGAAAACCTGATCTATGTGCGCGAGGCGGAGGACATCGATGGCGGCGACATGCCGATGCTGGGCTTCGAGACGCTGACCTTCTGCCCGATCGACCGCACGATCGTTATTCCCGAACTGCTGACGCATGACGAGCTGCGCTGGTTCAACGATTATCACGCCCGCACCCGCGAAGCGCTGATGCCGCTGATCCACGACGCGGACGTCAAAGCCTGGCTGGAAAATGCGACGCTGCCGCTGGAATATTGA